A part of Mucilaginibacter defluvii genomic DNA contains:
- a CDS encoding TetR family transcriptional regulator, whose translation MGRRSLKEDQQKRIVEAFYEVAKREGIENTSFGKVAKELDMHQSLVVHYFATKDDLLLGLIDFIILKYENIYQFELEQADPLERLTAVMQNIFSRKWDNYIDDSIFYNCFALIFRNEVIKHRFRDLHLLLRGWLQNLIQACIDERQLTCDDAAKTADLIFVISDGAYYYLSMIQDTNDYDMHLERYRQQAFKILGLDVLAEK comes from the coding sequence ATGGGCAGAAGGAGCTTAAAAGAAGATCAGCAAAAGCGCATTGTAGAGGCATTTTATGAAGTAGCCAAGCGTGAGGGTATTGAAAATACATCATTTGGTAAAGTGGCTAAGGAGTTGGATATGCACCAAAGCCTGGTAGTGCATTATTTTGCTACTAAAGATGATTTGCTGTTGGGGCTGATCGACTTCATTATATTGAAATATGAGAATATATATCAATTTGAATTGGAGCAGGCAGATCCGCTTGAAAGACTGACAGCTGTAATGCAGAACATTTTTTCCAGAAAATGGGATAATTACATTGATGACAGTATTTTTTACAACTGCTTCGCCCTGATATTTCGTAATGAAGTGATCAAGCATCGTTTTCGCGATCTGCATTTGCTATTGCGCGGCTGGTTGCAAAATTTAATACAGGCCTGCATTGATGAACGGCAATTAACCTGTGATGACGCGGCGAAAACTGCGGATCTGATATTTGTAATATCTGACGGTGCTTACTATTATTTAAGTATGATACAGGATACTAACGACTATGACATGCACCTGGAACGTTACAGGCAGCAGGCTTTTAAAATATTAGGGCTTGACGTATTGGCAGAAAAATAA